A single Crateriforma conspicua DNA region contains:
- a CDS encoding NAD-dependent epimerase/dehydratase family protein, with amino-acid sequence MHLFVTGATGFVGSHFVQQAVIRGHQVTGVRRSADRGCRIELPQQPRWLDRCLSELTPEDFTDVDVVAHLAAHSTNPPYDTLQRCLHWNVIVSLDALSKAVTAGVDRFVVTGSCFEYGRSGERYEHIPVDAPLEPTATYPTSKAAASVALRSFAATTKTRVSVYRLFQVYGEGEAEGRLWPSLRKAALEGEDFPMTKGEQIRDFIAVQDVAKRLLDACESGATESGVASYHNLGSGHPQSILEFSRHWWKHWGATGKLIPGAIAYRENEVMRYVGCVDQPKTGS; translated from the coding sequence ATGCATCTATTCGTCACAGGCGCGACGGGATTCGTCGGCTCTCACTTCGTCCAGCAGGCGGTCATCCGTGGCCATCAGGTGACCGGCGTTCGCCGATCCGCCGACCGTGGGTGCAGGATTGAATTGCCCCAGCAACCGAGATGGCTGGATCGATGTTTGTCCGAACTGACTCCGGAAGACTTCACGGACGTGGATGTTGTGGCCCACCTGGCGGCGCATTCGACCAATCCGCCGTACGATACATTGCAACGGTGCTTGCATTGGAACGTCATTGTATCGCTTGACGCCCTGAGCAAGGCAGTGACCGCCGGCGTCGACCGATTCGTCGTTACCGGATCGTGTTTTGAATACGGGCGATCGGGTGAACGATACGAGCACATTCCGGTGGACGCGCCGCTGGAGCCGACGGCAACCTATCCGACGTCCAAAGCGGCAGCGTCAGTAGCCCTCCGCAGCTTTGCCGCAACGACCAAAACCCGAGTTTCAGTTTATCGACTGTTTCAGGTGTACGGCGAGGGCGAAGCGGAGGGGCGGCTCTGGCCGTCGCTTCGAAAAGCAGCATTGGAGGGCGAAGATTTCCCCATGACCAAAGGCGAACAGATTCGTGACTTCATTGCGGTGCAAGACGTCGCGAAACGGCTGTTGGATGCTTGCGAATCCGGAGCTACTGAATCGGGAGTCGCGTCGTATCACAACCTGGGATCAGGCCACCCCCAATCCATTCTGGAATTCAGTCGTCATTGGTGGAAACATTGGGGGGCAACCGGAAAACTGATTCCCGGTGCCATTGCCTACCGTGAAAACGAGGTCATGCGATACGTCGGATGCGTCGACCAACCGAAAACCGGTTCTTAG
- the rfbC gene encoding dTDP-4-dehydrorhamnose 3,5-epimerase, whose product MEFAELSLPGVYLIDGFQHVDQRGEFVKTFHHPLFEQQGLSFKVREEFFSISGKHVLRGMHFQLPPHDHHKLVYCIAGRVLDVVLDLRTDSEHYGKHLSVELSGKRRQMLWIPKGLAHGFLSLADDSCLIYKTDREHHPESDAGIRWDSFGMSWPCDESSVSLSPRDQMHPTLDEFASPF is encoded by the coding sequence ATGGAATTTGCCGAACTGTCCCTGCCCGGCGTCTACTTAATCGATGGATTCCAGCACGTGGACCAACGTGGCGAATTCGTCAAAACCTTTCACCACCCGCTATTCGAACAGCAAGGTCTGTCATTCAAGGTGCGTGAAGAGTTTTTCTCGATCTCGGGAAAGCACGTTCTGCGTGGGATGCATTTCCAGTTGCCTCCCCATGACCACCACAAGCTTGTCTATTGCATCGCAGGACGTGTCTTGGATGTCGTTTTAGACTTGCGCACGGATTCAGAGCACTATGGCAAGCACCTGTCGGTTGAACTATCTGGCAAGCGCCGACAAATGTTGTGGATTCCCAAGGGACTGGCGCACGGATTCTTGTCGCTCGCGGACGACAGTTGCCTGATCTACAAGACCGACCGCGAGCATCATCCAGAATCCGATGCAGGGATTCGCTGGGACAGTTTTGGCATGTCTTGGCCGTGCGACGAATCATCGGTCTCTCTTTCTCCACGGGACCAAATGCATCCGACATTGGACGAATTTGCCAGTCCCTTTTAG
- a CDS encoding glycosyltransferase family 2 protein has protein sequence MPQPVPRLSLCFPIFNKGAYIDDVLHSFVDYVDLDQCEFVFFDNGSTDESSARIAHWQDRLGAVVHRSEHVLPINESWIAALRYGTADYRKLCLGDDACVADPGPVVQKMQANDWDFAVGLTKVISNDPKLGGSYYNRVHEFRQKIHADLTPEQKAEMLLSIDDSTFNPFGDINAWIFSASCLSVIPDCGKTYNGMMSFPDLELTLRSFLSKRGGFVDEILSSFTYNDDSPAVRIQTSANLRAHYALCKASICWEYLYDANLTESVPDEWIGPLRQSAWRSHLRTIMADCGDADMVAVLRDVLRENRHLENTSKRSLRRRIKDTLREWKR, from the coding sequence ATGCCCCAACCCGTGCCACGATTGTCGTTGTGTTTCCCGATTTTCAATAAGGGTGCATACATCGATGACGTGTTGCATTCGTTCGTGGATTACGTCGATTTGGATCAATGCGAGTTTGTCTTCTTTGATAACGGCAGCACGGACGAATCGTCCGCAAGAATCGCCCACTGGCAGGACCGCCTTGGTGCGGTCGTTCACCGCAGCGAGCACGTGCTGCCCATCAATGAAAGCTGGATCGCCGCGTTGCGGTACGGCACGGCGGACTATCGCAAGCTCTGTCTGGGCGACGACGCCTGTGTCGCGGATCCCGGCCCGGTCGTTCAAAAGATGCAGGCCAATGACTGGGACTTTGCCGTCGGTTTGACAAAAGTGATCAGCAACGATCCCAAGCTTGGAGGGAGCTATTACAACCGAGTCCACGAATTTCGGCAGAAGATTCACGCCGACTTAACGCCGGAACAAAAAGCAGAAATGCTGTTGTCGATCGACGACAGTACCTTCAATCCATTCGGTGACATCAATGCGTGGATCTTTTCTGCGTCTTGCCTGTCGGTCATTCCGGATTGTGGAAAAACCTACAACGGGATGATGTCGTTTCCGGATCTCGAGTTGACCCTTCGGAGCTTCCTGTCCAAGCGTGGCGGTTTCGTTGACGAAATCCTTTCCAGCTTCACCTACAACGATGACAGTCCGGCGGTACGAATCCAAACGTCCGCTAATTTGCGGGCGCACTACGCACTGTGCAAAGCCTCCATTTGCTGGGAATACCTTTACGATGCAAATCTCACTGAATCCGTCCCGGATGAATGGATCGGACCACTACGTCAAAGCGCTTGGCGGTCTCATTTGCGTACCATCATGGCCGATTGCGGTGACGCCGATATGGTTGCCGTACTGCGAGACGTGCTGCGTGAAAACCGACATTTGGAAAACACCAGCAAACGGTCGCTGCGACGACGCATCAAAGACACGCTTCGTGAATGGAAACGCTAG
- a CDS encoding glycosyltransferase family 8 protein, whose translation MNVANETIHVAFAVDGSFASLSCVAVESAVRHCEHDVHVHVLHDPAADKRFGPLRRVLRRLGTQHTFHPIDPSCFAGLPVTDHVSLATYYRLAIARLIDEAVPRVIYLDADLIVRDCLSLLANVPPHPSGIAAVPEPSDSSQRLGMTPETPYLNAGVLVMDLDTWRNDGVTETLFDIAEKHRDRLRFWDQDVLALYLQGQWQPLDRRWNCNHRCFFGQHRLALPDDPAIVHFSGSGLKPWSPNVVHPYAEEFWRIADRLRRDGVRIDRPGKKDWWRRRMEKLGIRRRAA comes from the coding sequence ATGAACGTCGCCAACGAAACGATTCATGTCGCGTTCGCGGTCGACGGTTCCTTCGCGTCGCTGTCGTGTGTGGCCGTCGAATCGGCTGTTCGGCACTGTGAACACGACGTGCATGTGCATGTCCTGCACGATCCGGCAGCCGACAAGCGTTTCGGACCTCTGCGGCGTGTCCTGAGACGCCTGGGAACCCAACATACGTTCCACCCGATCGATCCGTCCTGTTTCGCCGGGCTGCCCGTCACCGACCACGTCAGCTTGGCCACATACTATCGCCTGGCGATCGCGCGATTGATCGATGAAGCGGTGCCACGGGTCATCTACTTGGACGCGGATTTGATCGTTCGCGATTGTCTGTCTCTCCTTGCCAACGTTCCCCCGCATCCGTCCGGAATCGCCGCGGTGCCGGAGCCGAGTGATTCGTCGCAGCGTTTGGGCATGACACCGGAGACCCCCTATCTGAATGCCGGGGTGTTGGTGATGGACTTGGATACTTGGCGAAACGACGGAGTCACTGAAACGCTGTTCGACATTGCCGAAAAGCACCGCGACCGGTTGCGATTCTGGGACCAAGACGTTTTGGCCCTGTATCTGCAAGGACAATGGCAGCCGCTGGACCGGAGATGGAATTGCAACCATCGCTGCTTTTTCGGCCAGCATCGACTAGCTCTGCCCGACGATCCCGCGATAGTCCATTTCAGTGGTTCGGGACTGAAGCCCTGGAGCCCCAACGTCGTTCATCCCTATGCGGAAGAATTCTGGCGGATCGCCGACCGGCTACGACGCGACGGTGTGCGGATCGACCGACCGGGCAAAAAGGACTGGTGGCGGCGACGAATGGAAAAACTGGGGATCCGGCGACGAGCGGCCTGA
- a CDS encoding glycosyltransferase, protein MTHHPTRITVMMPNYNNATYVSQAIASVMRQTWQSWELLIVDDASTDDSVDVIRAVDDPRIRLVINSRNEGISAVRNRLLELASGDLVTSLDSDDVFYGDDKLEREVAALGQPSWGRPQVAFSDVMLIDGSGNDLALVSEQQPLREGPLFHGMLRRSVFIPRDYLVNTDVARSVGGFDTTLKIYEDWDFKLRLARRANFCFSGVTGIGYRRHGNGLSSASSAEHGKVQSQIQMRYSGLAVRLDSKGRVTDRKAA, encoded by the coding sequence ATGACGCATCATCCCACACGGATCACCGTGATGATGCCCAACTACAACAACGCAACGTACGTCAGTCAGGCCATCGCATCGGTGATGCGCCAGACCTGGCAATCGTGGGAATTGTTGATCGTCGATGATGCGTCAACTGACGATTCCGTTGACGTGATCCGTGCCGTTGATGACCCGCGGATTCGTTTGGTGATCAATTCTCGAAACGAAGGGATCAGTGCCGTGCGCAACCGGTTGCTGGAACTTGCAAGCGGTGATCTTGTCACTTCGTTGGACAGCGATGATGTCTTCTACGGTGACGATAAGCTGGAACGTGAAGTCGCGGCGCTCGGCCAACCATCGTGGGGGCGTCCCCAAGTCGCCTTTTCCGACGTGATGTTGATTGATGGTTCGGGAAACGATCTGGCGTTGGTCAGTGAACAACAGCCGTTGCGTGAAGGCCCCCTTTTTCATGGCATGTTGCGTCGGTCCGTGTTCATCCCACGCGACTATTTGGTGAATACCGATGTTGCCCGATCGGTCGGCGGTTTCGATACGACGCTGAAGATCTACGAAGATTGGGATTTCAAGTTGCGATTGGCCCGCCGCGCGAATTTTTGCTTTAGCGGAGTGACCGGGATTGGATATCGCCGGCATGGAAACGGCCTTTCCAGTGCGTCTTCGGCAGAGCACGGGAAAGTTCAATCGCAAATCCAGATGCGATACAGCGGTTTGGCCGTTCGGTTGGATTCCAAGGGACGCGTGACGGATCGAAAGGCCGCGTGA
- a CDS encoding sulfotransferase family protein: protein MQEASDIHTNGESAQGPCPLALIASQPRAGSTLLQTMLGKHPDVVSAGETWLLLPLVYALESRTHGHPMPFDGELADQAVDDFAKSMLPGGRRSIERAMATMVNGIFDQARNAAGQKILIDKTPRYYRIIDEILRILDDVRMVLLIRNPLAVFSSILDTWIRGNWPYIAVHRDDLLMAPVHLAVASECGDQRLRTVRYEDLTADPDSVLADLQRFLGLQPTGGLADYGEATQRRFGDPKGIGLHRSANAQSIDKWVCRAGQDPVHWRMLDDYRQMLGSELLNRLGYDDRQLADQLAQVRPKAVGLVPPLTTFLRSPVRSKMRRSLKSRIRLAQAISQRPTTPLTKSA from the coding sequence ATGCAAGAAGCTAGCGATATCCATACCAATGGCGAATCAGCGCAAGGGCCCTGCCCGCTTGCCTTGATCGCATCGCAGCCACGTGCCGGATCGACGCTATTGCAAACGATGCTTGGCAAGCACCCCGACGTCGTCTCGGCGGGTGAAACCTGGTTGCTGCTGCCGCTCGTGTATGCGTTGGAATCACGCACGCACGGTCACCCCATGCCGTTTGACGGGGAACTGGCCGATCAGGCGGTCGATGACTTTGCCAAGTCGATGTTGCCCGGCGGGCGACGCAGCATCGAGCGGGCGATGGCGACAATGGTCAATGGGATTTTTGATCAGGCTCGAAACGCGGCGGGTCAAAAAATTTTGATCGACAAGACGCCACGCTACTACCGGATCATCGATGAGATTTTGCGAATTCTTGACGACGTGCGGATGGTCCTGCTGATTCGCAACCCGTTGGCCGTTTTCTCATCCATCCTGGATACTTGGATCCGCGGTAACTGGCCCTACATCGCAGTTCACCGCGACGATCTACTGATGGCTCCGGTGCATCTGGCTGTAGCGTCGGAGTGTGGCGACCAGCGTTTGCGGACCGTTCGCTACGAAGACCTGACGGCTGATCCCGATTCGGTGTTGGCGGATTTGCAGCGGTTTCTGGGGCTCCAGCCGACTGGCGGATTGGCGGACTATGGCGAAGCGACACAGCGGCGTTTCGGCGATCCAAAGGGGATCGGACTGCATCGGTCTGCCAACGCACAGTCGATCGACAAATGGGTTTGTCGTGCCGGTCAGGACCCGGTGCATTGGCGGATGCTTGACGACTACCGTCAGATGCTTGGCAGCGAATTGCTGAATCGATTGGGATATGACGATCGCCAGCTGGCCGACCAGTTGGCACAAGTTCGACCCAAGGCGGTCGGACTCGTTCCGCCATTGACGACGTTTCTACGAAGTCCAGTGCGATCGAAAATGCGACGATCCCTCAAGTCGCGAATCCGATTGGCTCAGGCGATTTCCCAGCGTCCGACGACACCGTTGACCAAATCGGCGTAA